Proteins co-encoded in one Streptomyces sp. NBC_01571 genomic window:
- a CDS encoding patatin-like phospholipase family protein, producing the protein MPSTAESASPDVVAFVLQGGGSLCASQVGALRALTRAGITPDLVVGSSAGALNGVAFAADPSIEGIDRLEALWLNIKRRHVAPISLRTLVMAVVGRGEAAVSSAGLGKLLRFGVGVGRLEDVVVPVHVVATDFETGAAVVLSRGNAVSALLASAAFPGLYPPVRVGEHRLIDGGVSADTPVLQAEALGATKIYVLPAAVTKQTGRQAHAVLFAAYQAVGHILDERERRDVAAVRGSVVRLPAADTPVGSLIDFSDTRRLIQAGYSLTQDWLARQPAVMA; encoded by the coding sequence ATGCCTTCCACGGCTGAGTCGGCGTCGCCCGACGTCGTGGCGTTCGTACTGCAGGGCGGTGGCAGTCTGTGCGCGTCACAGGTCGGCGCGCTGCGGGCGCTCACGCGGGCGGGGATCACGCCAGATCTCGTAGTGGGGTCTTCGGCTGGTGCGCTCAACGGCGTTGCGTTCGCCGCCGACCCGAGCATCGAGGGCATCGACCGGCTGGAAGCACTGTGGCTGAACATCAAGCGTCGGCACGTCGCACCGATTTCCCTCCGGACTCTGGTCATGGCCGTGGTGGGGCGTGGGGAAGCGGCCGTCTCGAGCGCGGGCTTGGGGAAGTTGCTGCGGTTCGGGGTCGGCGTCGGACGGCTCGAGGACGTCGTCGTGCCGGTGCACGTCGTGGCGACCGATTTCGAGACCGGCGCCGCGGTCGTTCTGTCCCGGGGGAACGCCGTCTCAGCGCTGCTCGCTTCCGCGGCCTTCCCGGGGTTGTACCCTCCGGTGCGCGTCGGGGAGCATCGGCTCATCGATGGTGGTGTGTCGGCGGACACGCCCGTACTCCAGGCGGAAGCACTCGGCGCGACCAAAATCTACGTGCTGCCTGCTGCGGTCACGAAGCAGACGGGCCGTCAGGCGCATGCGGTCCTGTTCGCCGCCTACCAGGCAGTGGGCCACATCCTGGATGAGCGCGAGCGGCGGGACGTGGCGGCGGTACGCGGGTCGGTCGTACGTCTGCCGGCCGCCGACACCCCGGTGGGTAGCCTCATCGACTTCAGCGACACCCGGCGGCTGATCCAGGCCGGCTACTCGCTCACCCAGGACTGGCTCGCACGGCAGCCCGCGGTCATGGCGTGA
- a CDS encoding helix-turn-helix domain-containing protein → MASDIAAHPDSVVGEIAARTGLPQSQVSTAVARLKEAGSAQAVTDPDGSRTVKAPRSLNHRS, encoded by the coding sequence GTGGCCAGCGACATCGCGGCCCATCCCGACAGCGTGGTGGGCGAGATCGCCGCACGCACCGGCTTGCCGCAGAGTCAGGTGTCGACGGCTGTCGCCCGACTGAAGGAGGCCGGCTCGGCGCAGGCCGTCACGGACCCGGACGGTTCACGGACTGTGAAGGCTCCACGCAGCCTGAATCACCGCAGCTGA
- a CDS encoding YbhN family protein, translating to MSLLPLRRRSALMGGAVAVAMSAELVLIAPYTRRAAGEMAQAQLAWILPAVAGELISMMMFARLQRHALGTGGLRVRLGSAAATVFAGNAVGATLPGGSLLSITYRTRRMRSWGASASQIGFAHAATGVLSTVALALFAGAGHLLSGDSAQLLSVAVRVGAICALTSAVFALVRHPAVLRRPVRALLHLLRGLRRGAGVQTSADRLLDELAAMHPPARFWAWGLGLALCNWGGDFACLLAVCHAVGASPPLSTALFAYIAGMTAASAVPLLPAGIGVLDAALVLTLHHGGVPVSAATAADLLYRTITPGLVGITGWVLLVQQRRRPARPHHVRESGDHARTVSAASDATAKTSTVTCRT from the coding sequence ATGTCCCTGCTGCCCTTGCGCCGGCGCAGTGCGCTGATGGGAGGTGCCGTCGCGGTGGCGATGAGTGCCGAACTGGTGCTGATCGCGCCCTACACACGTCGGGCCGCAGGGGAGATGGCCCAAGCCCAACTGGCGTGGATCCTGCCGGCCGTTGCCGGCGAGTTGATTTCCATGATGATGTTCGCCCGCCTGCAACGGCACGCGCTCGGTACCGGCGGACTACGCGTCCGGCTCGGTTCTGCCGCAGCCACCGTCTTCGCCGGCAACGCGGTGGGCGCGACCCTGCCCGGCGGTAGCCTGCTCTCGATCACCTACCGGACGCGCCGCATGCGTTCTTGGGGAGCCAGCGCGTCTCAGATCGGTTTTGCGCACGCGGCGACCGGTGTTCTGAGCACGGTCGCGCTCGCCTTGTTCGCCGGCGCCGGTCACCTTCTCTCGGGCGACAGCGCTCAGCTCCTCTCGGTCGCCGTCCGCGTCGGGGCGATCTGTGCCCTCACCAGCGCCGTGTTCGCGTTGGTCCGCCATCCCGCGGTGCTGCGTCGGCCCGTGCGTGCTTTGCTTCACCTGCTGCGCGGGCTGCGCCGCGGCGCCGGGGTACAGACGTCGGCCGACCGGTTGCTCGACGAACTGGCCGCCATGCACCCCCCGGCCCGGTTCTGGGCGTGGGGACTCGGCCTGGCCCTGTGCAACTGGGGTGGCGATTTCGCGTGCCTGCTCGCCGTATGCCATGCGGTCGGAGCATCGCCCCCGTTGAGCACGGCGCTGTTCGCCTACATCGCCGGGATGACAGCCGCGTCCGCGGTGCCGCTGCTGCCCGCGGGAATCGGCGTACTCGACGCGGCCCTGGTCCTCACCCTGCACCACGGTGGGGTACCCGTCAGCGCCGCCACAGCCGCCGACCTCCTCTACCGGACGATCACCCCGGGACTGGTCGGCATCACCGGATGGGTCCTGCTGGTCCAACAGCGCCGACGACCAGCCCGCCCTCACCATGTGCGCGAGTCCGGCGACCACGCCCGAACCGTTTCGGCAGCCTCCGACGCGACGGCGAAAACTAGCACCGTGACCTGCAGGACGTAG
- a CDS encoding GlsB/YeaQ/YmgE family stress response membrane protein codes for MGIAIGLLGRLTLPGRQHVGVLSTIVVGIAAALLGTAIAGVFDVADTQGVDWIELAFQIALAAFGVAGLDRLLGDVP; via the coding sequence ATGGGCATCGCCATCGGTCTCCTGGGCCGTCTCACCCTTCCCGGCCGTCAGCACGTCGGGGTGTTGTCGACCATTGTGGTCGGCATCGCCGCCGCCCTGCTCGGAACAGCCATCGCCGGTGTGTTCGACGTCGCGGACACCCAGGGTGTCGACTGGATCGAGCTGGCCTTCCAGATTGCCCTCGCTGCTTTCGGTGTTGCCGGGTTGGACCGCCTTCTGGGTGATGTCCCGTAA
- a CDS encoding TetR/AcrR family transcriptional regulator, translating to MPKVTQEYMDARRAQILDAARRCFLREGFHSTSMQDLFAESGLSAGAVYRHFASKNEMITAIVEENMRDVLAMVNSVARNRPSSSIGDLLADVLEIVKTKTAEQNVAGLAVLAWSESLRNPSLAKQFDDLMAQMRSAMTDVIRENQQGGNLTRAVSAEAIAATLMCMLPGYILQLAMGDSKALEGVSDALRALWPDPATS from the coding sequence ATGCCCAAGGTCACGCAGGAGTACATGGACGCCCGCCGTGCGCAGATCTTGGACGCGGCGCGCCGCTGCTTCCTGCGCGAGGGATTCCATTCGACTTCCATGCAGGATCTCTTCGCGGAGTCGGGCCTCTCGGCCGGCGCCGTATACCGGCACTTCGCCAGCAAGAACGAGATGATCACGGCGATCGTCGAGGAGAACATGCGTGACGTCCTCGCGATGGTCAACAGCGTCGCCAGGAACCGGCCCAGCAGTTCGATCGGGGACCTCCTCGCCGATGTCCTCGAAATCGTGAAGACGAAGACCGCTGAGCAGAACGTCGCCGGGCTGGCCGTTCTGGCCTGGTCCGAATCACTGCGGAACCCCTCTCTGGCCAAACAGTTCGACGACCTGATGGCACAGATGCGCTCCGCCATGACCGATGTCATTCGCGAGAACCAGCAGGGCGGCAACCTCACACGCGCGGTGTCCGCGGAAGCGATCGCCGCCACACTGATGTGCATGCTGCCCGGCTACATTCTCCAGCTGGCGATGGGGGACTCCAAGGCGCTGGAGGGCGTTTCGGACGCCCTGCGGGCTCTCTGGCCGGATCCGGCGACGTCCTGA
- a CDS encoding ABC transporter permease, producing MTIVKNLSAGPLSWRRTVIMTVALPLVISLAVMAYAWPASRIAPRDLPVGVVGASTAGQNAVEGLAHNKPGGFDFHLYPDQASARSAIKNREVYGAFVVTTGNVTVLEATAASTSVAQLLTTTGQQLAAHAAKLPASHAKPAAGTSAGPSAGKSLAKPVPKVSLRTADVVSTSADDPRGVVFNSALLPLTICSILIAALIAMSGAQMPVWRRLIDLLAACAATGLAAYLVAEGLLGALPHEHLATWGALSLTMLAISATSVGLITLIGPTGIGLSAALMVFVGNPFSGITSAPELLPKAVGDIGQWLPPGAGANLLRSTAYFEGAASGGHIAVLALWSTLGLTAVVLGRRTPAVANATLAAQLAAADGRSADSPAGNETPTSLPSSPTNRPHSHARHTAQE from the coding sequence ATGACCATAGTGAAGAACCTGTCGGCGGGACCGCTCTCATGGCGCCGGACCGTCATCATGACCGTGGCGTTGCCGCTGGTGATCTCGCTGGCCGTGATGGCGTACGCCTGGCCCGCATCGCGCATCGCGCCCCGCGATCTGCCCGTGGGTGTCGTGGGCGCGAGCACGGCCGGCCAGAACGCGGTCGAGGGCCTGGCGCACAACAAACCGGGCGGATTCGACTTCCACCTCTACCCCGACCAGGCGTCGGCGCGCTCCGCGATCAAGAACCGGGAGGTCTACGGCGCCTTCGTGGTCACCACCGGCAACGTCACGGTGCTGGAAGCCACTGCCGCGAGTACGTCCGTGGCCCAGTTGCTCACCACGACGGGCCAACAACTTGCCGCCCACGCAGCCAAGTTGCCTGCGAGTCACGCCAAGCCGGCCGCCGGCACATCCGCTGGGCCCTCCGCGGGGAAGAGCCTGGCCAAGCCCGTGCCCAAGGTCAGTCTCCGAACGGCGGATGTCGTGTCCACCTCTGCCGACGACCCGCGGGGGGTGGTCTTCAACTCGGCACTCCTCCCCCTCACCATATGCAGCATTCTGATCGCAGCTCTCATCGCGATGTCGGGTGCGCAGATGCCGGTGTGGCGCCGGCTCATCGACCTGCTCGCCGCGTGCGCAGCAACGGGTCTGGCCGCCTACCTGGTTGCCGAAGGTCTCCTCGGCGCCCTGCCGCACGAGCATCTGGCCACGTGGGGGGCCTTGTCCCTCACCATGCTCGCCATCAGCGCGACCAGCGTCGGCCTGATCACCCTCATCGGTCCTACCGGGATCGGACTCAGTGCGGCGCTCATGGTCTTCGTGGGGAACCCGTTCTCCGGCATCACCTCCGCACCGGAACTGCTGCCCAAAGCAGTTGGCGACATCGGCCAGTGGCTGCCGCCGGGCGCCGGCGCGAATCTTCTGCGCAGCACGGCCTACTTCGAAGGCGCCGCATCCGGTGGCCACATCGCCGTCCTCGCCCTGTGGAGCACTCTGGGGCTGACCGCCGTCGTCCTCGGTCGCCGAACCCCCGCCGTCGCGAACGCGACGCTCGCAGCACAGCTCGCCGCTGCCGACGGCAGGAGCGCGGATTCACCGGCCGGAAACGAGACCCCGACGTCCTTGCCGTCTTCACCCACGAACCGTCCGCACTCGCACGCCCGGCACACGGCCCAGGAATGA
- a CDS encoding nitroreductase, whose protein sequence is MDVYEAVASRQATRAFTDRQVPGEVLERVLHAAAWAPSASNLQPWHLYVLTGEPLATLKKRAGERVASGDPWDEPEYEQYPPVLESPYRERRSAFGEQRYGALGIPREDLEARQRAAAANWDCFGAPVALFCYIDRAMGRPQWSDVGMYLQTVMLLLRAEGLHSCAQMAWAKYRKTVAEVLTPPDELILFCGMSVGFEDITARAPRTGRAPLGETVTYVR, encoded by the coding sequence GTGGACGTCTATGAGGCAGTCGCAAGCCGACAGGCAACGCGCGCATTCACCGACAGGCAGGTGCCCGGCGAGGTACTGGAGCGAGTGCTGCACGCAGCGGCCTGGGCACCGTCGGCATCGAACCTTCAGCCGTGGCACCTCTACGTGCTGACCGGTGAGCCGCTGGCCACGCTCAAGAAGCGCGCCGGCGAACGGGTGGCCTCGGGCGACCCCTGGGACGAACCGGAGTACGAGCAGTATCCGCCGGTGCTGGAGTCCCCCTACCGCGAGCGCCGGTCCGCCTTCGGCGAGCAGCGCTACGGTGCGCTCGGCATCCCGCGCGAAGACCTGGAGGCACGCCAGCGGGCCGCGGCCGCCAACTGGGACTGCTTCGGCGCGCCCGTCGCGCTGTTCTGCTACATCGACCGTGCCATGGGCCGACCCCAGTGGTCCGACGTCGGCATGTATCTGCAGACCGTGATGCTGCTGCTCCGCGCCGAAGGACTGCACAGCTGCGCACAGATGGCATGGGCGAAATACCGCAAGACCGTGGCGGAGGTCCTGACACCCCCGGACGAGCTCATCCTCTTCTGCGGCATGTCGGTCGGATTCGAGGACATCACGGCGCGGGCCCCTCGTACAGGCCGGGCACCGCTGGGCGAGACGGTGACCTACGTCCGCTGA